One genomic segment of Jaculus jaculus isolate mJacJac1 chromosome 2, mJacJac1.mat.Y.cur, whole genome shotgun sequence includes these proteins:
- the LOC101617945 gene encoding cytochrome c oxidase assembly protein COX19, with protein sequence MSTAMNFGTKSFQPRPPDKGSFPLDHFGECKNFKEKFMKCLRDNRFENALCRNESKEYLECRMERQLMAPEPLEKLGFADLMDGKSEAKNKF encoded by the exons ATGTCGACTGCTATGAATTTTGGGACAAAGAGCTTCCAACCGCGGCCCCCGGACAAAGGCAGCTTCCCGCTGGACCACTTCG GCGAATGTAAAAACTTCAAAGAGAAATTCATGAAGTGTCTCCGGGACAATCGTTTTGAAaatgctttgtgtagaaatgaatccAAAGAGTACTTAGAGTGCAGGATGGAAAG GCAACTGATGGCACCAGAGCCGCTGGAGAAGCTGGGGTTTGCAGATCTAATGGATGGAAAGTCAGAGGCAAAGAACAAGTTTTGA